A part of Vulcanisaeta moutnovskia 768-28 genomic DNA contains:
- a CDS encoding UxaA family hydrolase: protein MIMERYTVKAYVRPDGSLGIRNYVAVIPVDDLSNTAALGVAKLIRGVVAIPHPYGRLQFGKDLDLLFHILSGTGANPNVYGAIVIGIEDNWANKVADGIARTGKPVYVYPIEGNGDLRTIEMAARKAKELVQEASEQQRTEVDLSGFVFSIKCGESDTTSGLASNPATGYAVDKLIDLGNTVMFGETSELTGAEDIVAERIPDPALRDKFWRIYREYTGFIESQGVNLLGSQPTEGNIKGGLSTIEEKALGNIQKLGTKPITCVLDYLDPLPRGKDQLCFVNTSSAAAEAVTLFAAKGSVMHLFTTGQGNVVGHPIIPVIKISANPKTVKAMSEHIDVDVSDLLQLKASLKEAGERIFQYALRVINGRLTAAEVLQHDEFSPIKLYISA from the coding sequence ATGATCATGGAGAGGTACACAGTAAAGGCTTACGTTAGGCCCGATGGCTCCCTGGGCATTAGGAACTATGTCGCTGTGATACCTGTTGATGATTTATCGAATACCGCAGCCCTCGGTGTTGCCAAGCTGATTAGGGGTGTTGTTGCCATACCGCACCCATACGGTAGGCTTCAGTTTGGTAAGGACCTCGACCTACTATTCCATATCCTATCTGGCACAGGTGCTAATCCCAATGTCTATGGCGCCATTGTCATAGGTATCGAGGATAACTGGGCTAATAAGGTGGCCGATGGCATTGCAAGGACCGGTAAGCCCGTGTATGTCTATCCAATCGAGGGCAATGGCGACCTGAGGACCATAGAGATGGCCGCCAGGAAGGCTAAGGAGCTTGTTCAGGAGGCCAGTGAGCAGCAGAGGACCGAGGTCGATCTGTCAGGCTTCGTATTTAGTATTAAGTGTGGTGAGTCTGACACAACCTCTGGCTTAGCCTCAAACCCAGCCACTGGTTATGCCGTTGATAAGCTCATTGACTTGGGAAATACCGTGATGTTTGGAGAGACAAGCGAGTTGACTGGCGCTGAGGATATTGTTGCGGAGAGGATACCTGACCCAGCGTTGAGGGATAAGTTCTGGAGGATCTATAGGGAGTACACAGGCTTCATTGAGAGCCAGGGTGTTAATCTACTTGGCTCACAACCAACCGAGGGTAACATTAAGGGCGGTTTATCGACTATTGAGGAGAAGGCCCTCGGCAATATTCAGAAGCTTGGTACGAAGCCAATAACCTGCGTCCTCGACTACCTAGACCCATTACCAAGGGGTAAGGACCAGCTATGTTTCGTGAATACCTCATCAGCCGCTGCCGAGGCAGTTACGTTGTTTGCTGCCAAGGGCTCTGTGATGCACCTATTCACCACTGGGCAGGGTAATGTTGTTGGTCACCCAATAATACCAGTGATCAAGATTAGTGCTAACCCAAAGACTGTTAAGGCCATGAGTGAACACATTGATGTCGACGTCTCAGACCTACTCCAGTTGAAGGCTAGTCTTAAGGAGGCTGGGGAGAGGATATTCCAATACGCTCTCAGGGTAATCAATGGTAGGCTTACGGCCGCCGAGGTACTTCAGCACGATGAGTTTTCGCCAATAAAGCTCTACATAAGTGCGTGA
- a CDS encoding UxaA family hydrolase, with product MKFVIHNRLDNVGVAIDDIRAGEEVAGVYIEDRSSGPRLKAINDVPLGHKIALTNIRAGEKVIKYGRVIGVAISDIRAGEHVHTHNLKSLRWGVLAKR from the coding sequence GTGAAGTTCGTTATTCATAATAGGTTGGATAATGTGGGTGTTGCTATTGATGATATAAGGGCTGGAGAGGAGGTTGCCGGTGTTTATATTGAGGATAGGAGTAGTGGTCCTAGGCTTAAGGCGATCAATGACGTACCCCTGGGCCACAAGATAGCGCTTACCAACATAAGGGCTGGGGAGAAGGTAATTAAGTATGGTAGGGTCATTGGCGTTGCTATAAGTGACATTAGGGCTGGGGAGCATGTACATACACATAATTTGAAATCACTTAGGTGGGGTGTTTTGGCGAAGAGGTGA